In the Candidatus Poribacteria bacterium genome, ACTGGCATTATTGGCTGTGGTGGGATGGGACGCGCTCATTCAACTGCTTATACCAAAAATCCAACGACAGAATTGGTCGCAGCGATGGATGTAAACGTGGAATCGGCGAAACGCCTTGCCGATGAATTCTCTGTTCCTACTGTGTATACTGATTACAATCAGATGCTAGAAAAAGAAGCGCTCGATATTGTGAGCATCAC is a window encoding:
- a CDS encoding Gfo/Idh/MocA family oxidoreductase, giving the protein MVKTYRTGIIGCGGMGRAHSTAYTKNPTTELVAAMDVNVESAKRLADEFSVPTVYTDYNQMLEKEALDIVSIT